GCGCGTGCCGATGGTTCTCGAGACGCCGAAGGAGCCGGAGCCGCGAGCGGACCGCGAGGCGCTGGCGCTCCTCCGCTCGCTCCGCCGGACGGCCCAGCGGGTCCGCGGGCAGCGGGCGCGCCGCCGTCCGGGGCTCAGCGGGAGCGCCTGACGCCCACGCGAGGGCAGAGGGGGCGCACCGGGCAGATGGAGCACTTCGGGGAGACGGGCAAGCAGAGGTTCTGGCCGAAGGCCACGAGGAGATCGTTGTAGCCGATCCAGTGGCGCCGCGGGAGCCGGGCCCGCAGCGCCATCTCGGTCTCCTCGGGGGTACGGGTTGCCACGTAGCCGAGCCGGTTGGAGATGCGGTGGACGTGGACGTCCACGCAGATGCCCGGCTTGTGGAAACCCACGGTGACCACGAGGTTGGCCGTCTTCCTGCCGACGCCCTTGAGCGTCAGGAGCGCGTCGATGCTGTCGGGCACCCGGCCGTCGAAGCGCTCCAGCAAGTCCCGACAGACCCCGAGGAGGACGCGGGCCTTGGTGCGGTAGAAGCCCACGGGGAAGATGGCGCGCTCGATCGACGCCGGCGTCAGGCGCAGCATGGCGCCGGGCGTGTCCGCCAGGGCGAAGAGCCGCGCGGCCGCGGGCCCCGTCGTCTCGTCCTTGGTACGGAGCGAGAGCAGGCAG
Above is a window of Candidatus Rokuibacteriota bacterium DNA encoding:
- a CDS encoding endonuclease III is translated as MGRIIARLRTELPRWRPTALAEVAERRRDPFRVLVACLLSLRTKDETTGPAAARLFALADTPGAMLRLTPASIERAIFPVGFYRTKARVLLGVCRDLLERFDGRVPDSIDALLTLKGVGRKTANLVVTVGFHKPGICVDVHVHRISNRLGYVATRTPEETEMALRARLPRRHWIGYNDLLVAFGQNLCLPVSPKCSICPVRPLCPRVGVRRSR